In one window of Episyrphus balteatus chromosome 3, idEpiBalt1.1, whole genome shotgun sequence DNA:
- the LOC129913635 gene encoding chymotrypsin-2-like, with translation MSSKSTILMVIQITSLVLSLAGTFSIANGQKRIVGGNEVKSNEINYQASIWVFEEFICGGTIIGQKYILTAAHCLYGYNFEEPFDDIFVVTGAIKLNDTRNKQEVAEITLHNNYNHGSENSYLNDIAIITLREKINFDQTQAPALLPIAPVSKGLIGTIVGWGRDNYDKPHPTEVLKKAILQVLTFNECQPKMNLKVYDSQICGFARKDIGICKGDSGGPLMVNGTVVGISSWAIPCATGVPDVFTNVFYYLDFIFDVIGNGEK, from the exons ATGTCTTCGAAAAGCACTATATTAATGGTTATTCAAATTACATCTTTAGTTTTATCTCTGGCGGGAACTTTTTCGA TTGCCAATGGACAAAAGCGAATTGTTGGAGGTAACGAGGTAAAATCAAATGAAATCAATTATCAAGCATCCATATGGGTCTTTGAAGAATTTATTTGCGGAGGAACGATAATTGGCCAAAAGTACATTCTTACAGCTGCCCATTGTCTTTACGGTTATAATTTTGAAGAACCTTTTGATGATATTTTCGTCGTAACCGGTGCTATTAAACTTAACGATACTCGTAACAAACAGGAAGTTGCTGAAATCACTCTTCATAATAACTACAACCATGGAAgtgaaaattcatatttaaatgATATTGCTATTATCACG CTTCgagagaaaatcaattttgatcAAACTCAAGCCCCTGCACTTTTACCTATTGCACCAGTGTCTAAGGGTTTGATTGGTACAATTGTTGGATGGGGACGAGATAATTATGATAAGCCTCACCCCACGGAAGTACTGAAAAAAGCTATTCTGCAGGTTCTCACTTTTAATGAATGTCAGcccaaaatgaatttaaaagtcTATGATAGCCAAATATGTGGATTTGCTAGAAAGGATATTGGAATTTGCAAG ggagACAGTGGCGGCCCGTTAATGGTTAATGGCACTGTTGTTGGCATTTCGTCATGGGCCATTCCCTGTGCTACGGGAGTACCAGATGTTTTCACGAATGTTTTCTATTATCTTGATTTTATATTTGATGTAATAGGCAATGGTGAAAAATGA